The uncultured Cohaesibacter sp. region CGCCAAGGGGATGACCGACGACACCTATGCCGAGCTGCTGTCTATCGTCGGGCTGGCCGCTCAGACGAACCATCTGGTGACTGCGATGCAGGTGCCTGTTGACCCAGAATTCTTGGCCTGAGCGCCTGACATAAACACATGACTTTGGCGCCGTCGCCGCTTATTGATGCGGCGTCGGTGCAAAAATCGGAGAAAAAAATGGATATGGCACTTGTCGCTTCCAGACCTGGCGGTCCGGAAGTCATGGAGTGGTGCGCGCTGGAAACAGGCACGCCCGGACCCGGAGAAGCCTTGGTGCGCCACACTGCAATCGGCGTTAATTTTATCGATGTATATAATCGCACGGGGCTTTATCCGTGGCCAGAAGAGACGATGATTCCCGGCGCAGAGGCTGCAGGTGTTGTCGAAGCCATCGGTGCTGGCGTTGAAGGGCTCAAGGTCGGCGACCGGGTTGCCTATGTCCTCAAGTTCGGCGCCTATCGCGAGCGCCGTGTGCTGGCCGCAGATCGTCTGGTGCTGCTGCCTGATGGTATATCCGATGACCTGGCCGCTTCCGTCATGCTCAAAGGCCTGACCGCGCAATATCTCGTTACCTCCTCCTATGCCGTCAAGGCTGGGGATACGGTGTTGGTTCATGCCGCCGCTGGCGGCGTTGGCCTCATTCTGGGCCAGTGGCTCAAGGCCCTTGGCGCCCGGGCCATCGGAACGGCAGGGTCCGCGGAAAAGGTTGCTCTGGCGCTTCAGCATGGCTATAGCGATGTCATCAACTATCGTGAAGAGAATTTTGCTGAAAAGGTCATGGAATTGACTGGAGGCGAAGGCTGCGAAGTTGTCTATGACAGCGTCGGCAAGGATACATGGCGTGGGTCGATCAGTTGCCTCAAGCCTTTTGGTATGTTCGCCAATTTTGGCCAATCCTCCGGCATGATCGAGGATTTCAAACTTTCCGATTTGGCCAGTGGGTCGAAGGCCGCGTGTCGCCCCGTGTTATTTGACTATGTGGCCAAGCGGGCCGATCTGGAAGCACGTGCGTCCGATCTCTTCGACAAGCTCGTCAGTGGTGCGGTGAAGGCCGATGTAGTGGCGTCCGTACCTTTGAAAGACGCAGGCAAAGCTCACAAGGCTCTGGAAGGGCGCAAGACAACCGGAGCCACCATTCTCAAACCATGAGGCAGCGCCAAGAGTTGATAGCATAGGCTCACGTGAAGGATGCAAAAAGGCCCGACATCTTGCGATGTCGGGCCTTTGTTTATCGTAAAGGAAGGCTGGCCTATGGCCGTAAGCCTTGGCTTTTATCGTGGCTCTGAACTGAGGCCTTTATAGACCGCATAGCACATGACCAGCAGCACCACCGCGAACGGCAGTCCTGTGGAAATGACCATCGCCTGTAGGGCGGTCAGGCCGCCGCCAACCAACAACACGATCGCAACCGCGCCCTCGAAGGTAGCCCAGAAAACGCGCTGCGGAACCGGAGCGTCAATCTTGCCGCCTGCCGTAATGGTATCAATGACCAGAGAGCCGGAGTCAGAGGAGGTGACGAAGAAGACAATCACGAGCACGATGGCAATCACGGATGTTATGCTTGAGAAGGGCAAGCCTTCAAGCATCGCAAACAGCGAAAGTGGTGGATTGTAATTGTCGATCACATTGTCTTTGACCGCAGAGGTTAATGGGTCAGTCAGAACCTGATCGATTGCCACGCCACCAAAGACTGCCATCCAGAGAACACAGACCAGAGACGGGATCAACAGCACACAGGTGATGAATTCACGCACGGTTCTGCCGCGGGATACGCGGGCGATGAACATGCCGACGAAAGGTGACCAGCTGATCCACCAAGCCCAGTAGAAGGTCGTCCAGCCATGTAGATAATCCATGTCAGTCCGCCCGATCGGGTTGGAAAGCGGGATGATATCTTCGACATAGGCAACAAGTCCTTCACCAAAGTCGGTCAGGATCATCAATGTCGGCCCCACAAACAGGACAAACAGCAACAGCAAAGCCGCAATACCCATGTTGATTTCGGAGAGCATCTTGACCCCGCCATCAAGACCACGCAGGACCGAGAAGAGGGCAACCGCCGTGATGATGGTGATGAGGATGATCTGTACTGGCGTACCGATGGGAACGCCAAAGACATGATGCAAGCCCGCATTGGCCTGCTGCGCACCAAAGCCCAGCGATGTGGCAAGGCCGAACAGGGTGGCAAACACGGCCAGAATATCAATGATATGACCGGTCCAGCCCCAGATACGATCACCGAAAATCGGATGGAACGCAGAGCGGATGGTCAGCGGCAAGCCCTTGTTAAAGGAAAACAGCGCCAGAGCCAGTGCAACAATGGCATAAATGGCCCAAGGGTGCAGACCCCAGTGGTAGATGGTTGCAGCTAGCCCCATGGCTTTGGCCTGCTCAACATTCTCGGCAATGATGTTGCCTGAGCCATCCAATGGGGACGGTGTTCCCAATGGCTGGGAAACTGCCATGTGATAGACAGGTTCCAGAACCCCGAAGAACATCAGGCCGATGCCCATGCCTGCGGCAAAGAGCATTGCGAACCAGCCCCTGTAGGAAAAGTCTGGTTCCGCATCCTGTCCCCCTAGTCGCACCTTGCCCCAAGGGCTGACAATGAGAAAGAGGCAGAAAAGAACAAAGATATTGGCAGCACCAAGGAAGAACCAGTCAAAGGTCGACGTGAGCCACGGGCGCAGCCAGCCAAAAATGGATGCTGCCTGTTCTGGCAGGGCCAGCGCGTAAAAAACAAAAGCTACAATGCATAATCCCGAGACAAGAAAGACCGGGTTGTGCACGTCAAATCCGAATGGTCC contains the following coding sequences:
- a CDS encoding BCCT family transporter; this encodes MTNAEEAGIPAPEGDTEIIETDYEIGQDNVEGQVGPFGFDVHNPVFLVSGLCIVAFVFYALALPEQAASIFGWLRPWLTSTFDWFFLGAANIFVLFCLFLIVSPWGKVRLGGQDAEPDFSYRGWFAMLFAAGMGIGLMFFGVLEPVYHMAVSQPLGTPSPLDGSGNIIAENVEQAKAMGLAATIYHWGLHPWAIYAIVALALALFSFNKGLPLTIRSAFHPIFGDRIWGWTGHIIDILAVFATLFGLATSLGFGAQQANAGLHHVFGVPIGTPVQIILITIITAVALFSVLRGLDGGVKMLSEINMGIAALLLLFVLFVGPTLMILTDFGEGLVAYVEDIIPLSNPIGRTDMDYLHGWTTFYWAWWISWSPFVGMFIARVSRGRTVREFITCVLLIPSLVCVLWMAVFGGVAIDQVLTDPLTSAVKDNVIDNYNPPLSLFAMLEGLPFSSITSVIAIVLVIVFFVTSSDSGSLVIDTITAGGKIDAPVPQRVFWATFEGAVAIVLLVGGGLTALQAMVISTGLPFAVVLLVMCYAVYKGLSSEPR
- a CDS encoding quinone oxidoreductase, with the translated sequence MDMALVASRPGGPEVMEWCALETGTPGPGEALVRHTAIGVNFIDVYNRTGLYPWPEETMIPGAEAAGVVEAIGAGVEGLKVGDRVAYVLKFGAYRERRVLAADRLVLLPDGISDDLAASVMLKGLTAQYLVTSSYAVKAGDTVLVHAAAGGVGLILGQWLKALGARAIGTAGSAEKVALALQHGYSDVINYREENFAEKVMELTGGEGCEVVYDSVGKDTWRGSISCLKPFGMFANFGQSSGMIEDFKLSDLASGSKAACRPVLFDYVAKRADLEARASDLFDKLVSGAVKADVVASVPLKDAGKAHKALEGRKTTGATILKP